A stretch of DNA from Leptospira wolffii serovar Khorat str. Khorat-H2:
AGCGAGCGAATCGGTTCCCCAAGGAACGGGTTCTTCCCCCAATAATAATTCGGGGGAAGGGACTCTTTTTCCGGAAGGGAAGGCCCCGGTTTCCGTCCGAGGGGAGGAAAGAGTTCAGATCAGTCTGGATTTGGAAAAAGCCGAAGAGCTACTTTGGCGCAATAACCTCCTACTCCTCGCTTCCAAATTCGATATAGACGCCCGTAAGGCGGGAATCGAACAGGCGGGACTCTACGCGAATCCGAACATATTCGTGGATCAGAGTATTTACGCCGAGCCTACGCAACGTTATTTCGACTTTACCCGTTCCGGACAAACCGTCGTTCAGATCCAACAACTTTTCCTACTCGGCGGCAAGATCGATAAGAGAGTTCGAGTGGCGGAATTGAACGCCAAGATGGGAGAACAGGAGTTCTACGATCTGGCTCGAGCACTTCTTACAAAGTTGAGAAGGACATTCTATTTCATTCATTATTACAGGGAAGCGATCGCTTTTTACGACGGAAGCTTGATCGCTCTGGAGAAGACGGTTTCCTCCGCGGACTTGGCTTATAAGAGAAGGGCCGTTTTACAATCCGAAGTGCTTCGTTTGAAAGCGCTTCTCTTCTTCTTAAGAAAAGAAAGAGAGGATTTACGGATCAAGGTTTTGGAGAAAGAAGCGGATCTTCGGGTTCTTCTGAACGAGGAAGCCTATCTCAACCAAGAGGTAGCTATCGTTCCCATCCTGAACGTGGATTTCATCGAGAACATCACCATAGACGGATTGAAATTGGACCAGATGCTCGCTAAGGCCAGGGAATATCGTCCGGACTTGAAAAAAGCGGTCCAGGCTTTGCG
This window harbors:
- a CDS encoding TolC family protein, giving the protein MNKKILVILLLVLLASESVPQGTGSSPNNNSGEGTLFPEGKAPVSVRGEERVQISLDLEKAEELLWRNNLLLLASKFDIDARKAGIEQAGLYANPNIFVDQSIYAEPTQRYFDFTRSGQTVVQIQQLFLLGGKIDKRVRVAELNAKMGEQEFYDLARALLTKLRRTFYFIHYYREAIAFYDGSLIALEKTVSSADLAYKRRAVLQSEVLRLKALLFFLRKEREDLRIKVLEKEADLRVLLNEEAYLNQEVAIVPILNVDFIENITIDGLKLDQMLAKAREYRPDLKKAVQALRYEEANLELQHANAIPDVAIGPMYNRGGTAFQNYWGITAQLNIPIFDRNQGNIKAAEKAILVKKQELKNLILEVENEVNVALATARAKDGLYRKFRNTYTKDYSDLAQDMILSYEKRYISILEFADFFETYRSSIVEMLRLQTDRMEAIEGVNYSVGTGLIVPAPKNSGESGKTEGGSK